A window of Mangifera indica cultivar Alphonso chromosome 13, CATAS_Mindica_2.1, whole genome shotgun sequence contains these coding sequences:
- the LOC123194210 gene encoding uncharacterized abhydrolase domain-containing protein DDB_G0269086 gives MATRSRTTTQWKEKSTSPATSNPTRTSRQPTGISTSTRNATSKPSIDKEKTKPEKPIPHYLKSTASSRNESFKSVKKNNTQEQDDQKLLRRRSFDIRQLASSSSKTQKELVSPARRESIGPVVRESKFTRTNSATPKMGLDSRNSTSSRTAKGGAAAKSQPLRSRRVKKSAAAAKSNVSPSVDEHASSKEENKESGVHEVEEKDNAEREVGVLVDDNKPGDTEAKNNEEDDEDKSYHDISTVSESENLVQPEAAASEIEETAKEEEKADEVGDVPGQETSKEEAREVEESTVFPEENAVTENVEDQKVVDDKNNETEKSNTSEEAAGDQQKEQQGEEEQQVQEGNDDHDDHDDEKTKTKQEKAPANLVNTLKRQEQGQGKRESPPAYNDVIEETASKLLEKKNNKVKALVGAFQTVIDYESASTPK, from the coding sequence ATGGCAACAAGGAGTAGAACAACAACTCAATGGAAGGAGAAGAGTACTTCACCTGCCACATCAAATCCAACCAGAACTAGCCGGCAACCCACCGGTATCTCCACCTCCACCCGCAACGCCACCTCCAAACCCTccattgataaagaaaaaacaaagccTGAGAAACCTATCCCCCACTATCTCAAGTCTACCGCTTCCTCACGCAATGAATCTTTTAAGTCTGTTAAGAAAAATAACACCCAAGAACAGGATGATCAGAAGCTTCTCAGGAGAAGATCTTTTGACATCAGGCAGcttgcttcatcttcttccaaaACCCAGAAAGAACTCGTCTCTCCAGCTCGTCGAGAGAGCATAGGGCCAGTGGTTCGTGAGTCGAAATTTACTAGAACAAACTCTGCTACCCCAAAAATGGGGTTGGATAGTCGGAATTCGACTTCATCCAGAACGGCCAAAGGCGGCGCTGCTGCGAAATCTCAACCACTTCGTTCAAGAAGAGTTAAGAAGAGCGCAGCCGCAGCTAAAAGCAATGTGTCTCCTTCCGTGGATGAACATGCAAGtagtaaagaagaaaataaggaatCTGGGGTTCATGAAGTTGAAGAGAAGGATAATGCTGAGAGAGAGGTGGGTGTGCTTGTGGATGATAATAAACCTGGAGATACTGAAGCTAAAAACAATGAAGAGGATGATGAAGACAAGTCTTATCATGACATTTCTACAGTTTCAGAATCTGAAAATCTGGTTCAACCTGAAGCAGCAGCTTCTGAAATTGAAGAAACGGCgaaggaagaagagaaagcaGATGAAGTGGGTGATGTTCCAGGACAAGAAACATCAAAAGAAGAAGCAAGAGAGGTGGAAGAAAGTACGGTTTTTCCGGAAGAGAATGCTGTTACTGAAAACGTTGAAGATCAGAAAGTAGTAGATGACAAGAATAATGAGACTGAGAAAAGTAATACAAGTGAAGAAGCTGCTGGAGATCAACAGAAGGAGCAGCAAGGTGAAGAAGAACAACAAGTACAGGAGGGAAATGATGATCATGACGATCATGatgatgaaaaaacaaaaacaaagcaagAGAAAGCTCCAGCAAATTTGGTGAATACATTAAAGAGACAGGAACAGGGACAAGGGAAGAGGGAATCACCACCTGCATACAATGATGTCATTGAAGAGACTGCAAGTAAGTTACTGGAGAAGAAGAATAACAAAGTGAAGGCACTAGTGGGGGCATTTCAGACTGTGATTGATTACGAGTCTGCATCAACAccaaaatga